In Lycium ferocissimum isolate CSIRO_LF1 chromosome 3, AGI_CSIRO_Lferr_CH_V1, whole genome shotgun sequence, the genomic window AGATtatgtagttgttgcaacttctatACTAATTGTTGCTAAATACGTCATATGAATAAGTTGCAATAGATTTGTGAGTTGCTGCAAGTAATGTAgtacctgttgcaacaagtagtttacttgttgcaacaactcactgaTATGTTGGATTCAGTTTCAGTCCAACAGAACCCAAAAAACTGGACCCAAAAAACTGAAGCCGACTCCAACAGATTAGTTAGTTGCTACAACAAGTGTattacctgttgcaacaagtactatacttgttgcaacaactcactaatctgttggacatcTTCAACTGTCTTTGGATGAAACAGAACCCAAAAAACTGAAGCTGACTCCAACAGATTagttagttgttgcaacaagtatagtacttgttgcaacaggtaatCCACTTGTTGCAACACCTGATTCATCTGTTCCAAAAAGTCATTAAGTTATTGCATTTTGTTACTATATTGTcatgactctttttttttttttttttttaaaaaaaacaaaatatattcaGGTACCATTAATGGGGGACTCAATAGCAATAGGTGTTGATTGCCATGGCGAATGGATAGAGAAGAACAATCGATACATTTGGCGATGGAAGGGTAGTCACATGTTAGAGACGATAGCGATGACTGTCCAAAGAGATGttgtgtttgatgattttgtgaacTTAATCATCACctattgtgaattaacttgtgaaccgaaagatcttgccatcacttacatgcatagctcttttgaaaaccgTAGGTCTTTCCTTTTAAGATAACCGAtcggatcatttacgtacttATTTGAATGATGTAGCTAGGCTCATTTTAAGGGTATACGTGGTTGGAAGCCCGGTAGAGAACCGTAATTTAGGTCAAGACCAACAAGATGTGTTAAATGATAAATTGGATGGGgtggatatggatatggatattccAGATAATGGAAGTCGGGGTGAGACGATTCCTACACTCGAAGTTGCAAGCAATACACCGTGTGCTGCACAATCGTCACAGTGCAGccatgttcaagatgatgaatcaggtttttataaaggaatgtcattcaagaacaaggaaCAACTAGCAACTATGTTGAAACTTGCTTGCGTGAAGAAAGATTTTACACTCAAGAAGGTGATTAATTCGCGCACtgtgtattgctttagatgtgTACATCCGGAGTGCAAGTGGTGGCTGAGGGCTATGAAGCTTTTAAGTTCTGACAGATTTTGTATTACAACCTACATAAAGTATCACACATGTGGTTCTGAGCATATTACTAGCCATAATCCACACGCCACAGCTAAAGTCATTGGTGAATACTTCAAAGATAGGTTTCTCGACGGTAAAGGCCCATCTACAAAAGATATGAGCCAATCATTCCGCACATTTAATTTGGTTGGCGTAAGTTATTGGAAAGTCTGGAAGGGCATGGAGATTGCAAAGGCTTTGACAAGGGGGGCACATGGGCACGGGTATGCGGTGCTTAATGTGTACCGTTATATGCTTTACTCCGCAAATCCAGGAAGTAAGACGGCGTTGAAGGTTGATGATAATGGGAAGTTCAAGTACTTTTTTGTAGCCTACAAGGCTTGGATGCTTGGTTTTGCGCAAAAGAGAAAAGTCATAGCTGTCGATGGGACATTCTTGAAGAGCAAGTACGAAAGAGTGTTGTTGTCAGCCGTGGCACAAGATGCGGAGAATCATGTTTTTCCTGTGGCATTTTGTGTCGTGGACAAGGAGTGTGATGCCtcatacaaatatttttttgaacaaatgagaagctTTGTAGATGATACCACAGAGTTGTGCATAATTTCTGATAGGCATCCAAGCATCAAAAAGGCGGTTTCAATTGTCTTCCCTTTATCTCATTATGGTTGTTGCATGAGGCACCTTGGGGAAAATCTCCGAACCTGCTTTCACAATACGAAGGTCGTATCTCGGTTTTATAAAGCGGCAAAATCGTACAATATAGAGTTCAATGACCATTTCAATCAAATCGGAGATACGCCCTCGGGGGCATTAACATCTTGAACGTGTTGGATTTCACATATGGAGCAGGGTATTCTTCCCTGAAAATAGGTATTCATACATTACTGTTTTCAACAAGTAACAcatctgttggaacaactaattcacttgttgcaacaagttaataacttgttccaacaattcacttagttgttgcattttgttatgaCACAGAGACAATAACTAAAGctgtttccaacaagtaacacatctgttggaacaactaattcacttgttgcaacaagttaataacttgttccaacaattcacttagttgttgcattttgttatgaCACAGAGATAATAACTAAAGctgtttccaacaagtaacacatcTATTGGAACAAGTTTCTAACTTCTTGCAACAAGTTAGTAACTTGTTCCAAtaactcacttagttgttgcattttgttatgaTACAGATGCAATAACTGAAGctgtttccaacaagtaacacatctgttggaacaactaaattacttgttgcaacaggtaagttagttgttgcaacaactcacttacTTGTTGCACTTTGTTATGACATTGTAGTGGgtctattttttccgattcgtatttgcacttgcctcatttaaaaaggaaagtgttccgggaaagtacggttgtcaatcgtactgagaaaaaggaaaaatatacctCTACGTAATGGTACTCTAAATAGACtctattttagagtcgccacctagtatttaggaaattaggaaagcAGTTCGAAAAGGATTCATTCaaaaaagttaaattttaaaagaatcctaatctaatcaaagtttaggtaagggttctagaaatcccccggggaaggtgttaggcaccccggtattaaatATCCATAGAATACAGTTGACtcacgggttctaatagtatgcctttgtagatataaattgttCGTGATAAAAACAGttttttgtttcatatttctgcaaatagaaattagtcattCATGCCAAAAACACTACTGTCCTtttcaagaaatgaaaaaatGGTAGAGTTTTCCCCAAAATTGGGCATTTTTGGATTTCGGACTAGAACGcctaggttaaaacccgaaggcgtTAACCCAGGTAGAACACTACAtaagcccacccgagtttagaaaaaaaaaagtttttaagtatagaaaaaaaaatttgaaaaaagtttttATAGGCATGCTAATATACTCCATAGGTTAGCAATATTTTTAGaacttttatccaattcttggttttaatctttacaaaaagtttcaaagttaactCATTAGCCTTtttaatagtcaaaatagttcACCAAAAATGATAATCCAAGTTTACAAAACATCTTTTCCCactcaagtttcaaatcaatcaTAGTAGTCCTAAGTTTGCCTAtaagttcaaaatcatatcaaaggtATCCAAAATCCTCAAAATCATCCGCAATCCTAAATTTGCctaaacgttttttttttttttttgaaaatttgaaaatcaatttttagcAACTCTTAGGCGTGATAATCTCATTCAGGGTTCCAATTTATATAcaagcatacatatatataatcaagtAAATAATATAAAGAGAGTAGGGAATTGagccgaccaagcccaatagAAAAATGCATGAATTAATATTTCCGCTCCAAATTATGCTCCAATGCCTTAGTCCTTTCATGatgggggttgactcgatctaaaAATGTTAGTGGGCCTCGAAAGACCACTAACAAATTGGGGAGGTCACAACAGATAGGTGTACAAAACATTAGTAATAGGCTAAggtcaattatttaatttacaaagccaaaaaaataataattataatacttttaaaccaagcccataattatcatacttataaataaaaggacaatttaTGCAAAAGGCCCAATAGTTGCTATGCATCAGTAACAAACTCACCAAAACTaaggttttttttctttttcttttaatttaatttttaattttatttttatatatgtatcaaaagctaacaagaatgaataaatcacACTAAACCTATCAACACAATGTCAAAATTCTAACTTAAGctattattttccttattttttatctattttaattaacctaaaatcacttaaaattgtcaaaaatagtttattttcattttttcaaatggtatcAAATTCATATAATATCCACTTAATCATCAAGCAAGGCTAAGCtagcaaagaattatttttaactaacacaagtatcataataaatatataatcataactagaaatgaaataaaggatatcaatgtaactaacctaaaatcacttaacattgtctaaatcaaacttctaatttattttcatttttcaaatggtatcaaattcacataatatccacttaatcatcaagcaagactaagctagcaaagaattatttttaactaacaaaagtatcataataaatatacaatcataactagaaatgaaataaacgaTAGAATGAGAGGTTACCTTTTGAtagggcaacctaaagatcaaaatgaGGATTGATTCAATCTACTTCAAGCACCAAACActtcacaaaatatttaaacccctttttcttttaaatttttttctttttctatatgtatatcttatatttgtatcttttgttgctaagctttgaatatataaattaaacattagctttttttttttttttttttttccccacccATTTAGGAGGAAACATTAGCTTTTAGGGTGCCAAatttgaactctttttttttttttttttctctctctctctttttcccaaaaatagaaaaagaagattcctctttttttttctctcaaaatatcccccccaaaaaatgtttttctccaaaaaaaaaataaaatatatttcttttcttaatgTCCATCCCTTCTATTTGTAGGCAAGACAATttagaattctatggacaaaaataggccatgtggccatagCCTTTCCCCCGaaaatccttattcaaattttcaaaaatcatccaactaagcaATTAAAATTCTATGAacaaaaataggccacttggccgtactttttacgtatcttcttttcaaatcacgtttgtgaaagtaaatagctcataatttcttgtaattgttaatttttatgaaaataataattaaacattaatttttgcaattttctcgggatttttatttttttattttttaagggcatccttactccgtcttggacttgggaaagttaaaaattaaaatgtgcattttatgaggtgaaaattaggtgtcaacaaacACAGATGcaataactgaagctatttccaacaagtaacatatctgttggaacaactaacttacttgttgcaacaatttagtaacttgttccaacaactcacttagttgttgcattttgttatgaCACAGATGCAATAACTGAAGCTGTTTCCTACAAGTAACACATCTGTTAGAACAACTAACTCACTTATTGCAACATGTGACTTAGTTGGTGCTCCATATTTAAGCAACTGTTTGATATTTTCCAACAGGTATAATCGTTTGTACGTTAATGAAATACGTTATTGTTTATTTTCATACGTATAGTCTTATGACGTCAAACATTGTTGAGTCAGTGAACTCAATGTTCAatgttgaaagagaattttcCATTACTGCTTTATTTGATGCCATAAATAGGAGGGTTGCAGAAAAATTTCATGAGAGGCGTATGGAGTTCATCGACTCACCAAACATCTTTGTTCCttcaattgatttttttttcaaaatttgtcaACTTGGGGAACAAGTTATTGGCCCATCAAATAGCCAACTACAAGTTAAGCGTCATCGGTCACGGTGTAGTTGCGACAGTCGATCTGCAAAGTAGATCTTGTACTTGTAGAGTTTTTTACCTGGACAAAATAACTTGTCCACATGCAATGACAGCGCTTCGGGTCCAATATGGTGACTACTTTGGAAGGCGGATTTATGAGTACTTATCTCCATATTATAAGGTGGAGAATTATATAATTGCATATTGTGAGGCAATTTGTCCTGTGCCTTCTGAAGAATCTTGGGAAGTTCATTTGGAGATTTTAGAGAGTGAAATACCTCCTCCATATGTTCATCCAAGCAAACTCGAAAGAAGGGGGACAAAGTCTTCCCTTCTTACTGTTTTGGGAAACCAAAACTAATTAGTATGGTCAccatctatttttttctttatctgaGTTTATGAGGAGGTGACAACTGATGTGTTTGTGTGAGTTTGTcacttaaataaaagaaaaaagaatatctATCTTTTTATTgtggagaaaaagagaacatCTATCATTAAGGATTGTCATGGATATTGTGTGATTTTATGTCtcgtggttgttgttgttttccaAGTACTTGTGTGTGAAAATTGAAATGCGGTTGTTTTTCAGTATCTAATTCTCTATAAAGATTCAAGAGTCTCATGTTATTTATTCATCATCGACTTATGTcagttgcaatttattttcttttcctaaTAGGAAAAATATTGTTGTGTGAAAGTCATTTGCACACTTTAACTTTATGTGCGATCTATCATCCTCAATTCTTGTTTATGAGGTGAAACCTCTTACCCCTTTAAAATGCCATAAAACATTTTGTCCCAACAGTGCAACACATGCGACACCTGTCATTTCTATGttttttctcctcatttttttttaactaaacgaTAATCTTcattttcccaaaaaagaaacgaagaaaaatccaaaaatattACTCCATTGTTTAATAAGAAGATTAATTTGAAAAGTTGCCCAAATAGATTGCCAAAATTGAAAGGGATGTGGAAGCAGTAAAGAGACAAACAAATTTCTCTGCCTTTGTATTCACAATATGACCTCCTTCTATTCAAGTCACAAGCCGCCTAAGGTAACCCTATTAATAGGACTACAATATTATCTTACTCTAATACGACTACAATTTCTGTATCACTATAATTACAATACAACCATAATTGCCATGTCTATTTCCGTTTACAATACAATTTCTATATTACCATAATTACAATATATATTTCCGTTGACGATACCCCTCTCAAGTTGGAGCATGAGGGTTGCGAATACCCAGCTTGCAAAGTAAATTTTCATACTACGATTTTTCCGACACTTTCGTAAAGACATCAGCCTCTCCGGTTGGTACGTTGCTAGGGGATATATTATCGATGGAGCTCATCCCCGACATAGTGATAGTCTACTTCAATATGTTTGTTTCGTTCATGAAAGACCATATTTCGAGCAATATACAATGTCGTTTGACTGTCATAGTACACATTTTACTGGTTACTCATGTTCTACTCCCAAACTATGCAATATTCCTTTCAATCATTTCAATTCACATACCGTCATCTCCATCAACCGGTATTCTGCCTATGCTAACGAGCGGGAGACAATATGTTGCTTCTTGTTCTACCAAGACATGGGCTAATTCCCTTGCACGATAAACCACGCGGTAAGAGATTTCTGGGTTAGCGAGCATCCTGCCCAGTCTGAATCACACCATCAGTACAAATGGAGGTCACAATCTTTCCTCATCACTATCCCTTGTCATGGGGTCTTCTTTAAGTAACACACCACTCGAAGAGTCACGTCCCATTGTGCCTCCTTCGGTTGCTGTATGAACTGAGACAGTACATGCACGCAATATGACATCTCTAGTCTGGTGAAACAAAGATATATAAGTCTACCGACCAGTCAACGTATGGTACCGAATCGACCAGATCTGATCCACCCGCTAATGCCAAACAGTTATTCTATTCCATGGGAGTGTTGATGGGCTTAGTTCCCAATAATTCAGTCTCAGATATTATGTCCAAGGCATACTTCAGTTGACACAGAAATATCCCAGTGGGACCCTTGGCAACCGCAACTCCTAGGAAATACTTTAACGAGCCCAAATTATTTGGAATGAAAGTACTTGCGAAGATAGTCTTTGAATAGTTCAATGGCACCATGCTCATTTTTGGTAATGATCCTAGAACATTGAGTTGCACACCTTCTTAGAGCGTTGGATAGCTTCACTAACCAATAATGTGGAGCTTGTTTTAATCCGTATAAAGATTTCTGGAGACGACACACCTTTCCTGAACTGGAAATTTAAAAACCTGGTAGCAatttttgtcacgccccgaactacggcctgggcgtaacacggcactcggtgcctatctgcatgtgaccgagcgaaccaactggctagctaaatcaacatgtgatatcaaaatatgctaaatgcggaaataacaccgacacatgctgatctactaaaagtctgacggaaatatcataaatgctGAAAAACTGAATAAGTCTGAAAGTTTGAATaagtagccgacaaggctaacacaaaAGCTGCTAAACATCTGACTGACTGACTATAGTCTACgaagcctctaaagaatacTGAGCTGCTAACTATtaaccgggacaaggcccccggcatacctcaCTGACAGAACTACTATAAAGACATAAAGTATGATAACGCCCCGAGGGAATTGGGGCTTACCAAGCAGCTGATACAAGAATGTCCTAGAAAGCAGAATCGTCAACCTGTAAATCATTACCTGCATCGCGAAATGCAGGCcccgggcaaaagggacgtcagcacatttgaattgcactggtatgtaaagcaactgaaagaaagacCTGTAACTAttaaaactgaaactgaactggtAATTAATAACTGATAACTGTAACTGAATTGAAATAAggaagtaaagatatgaatactccttGTTCTGAATGACGAACCACCTGTTTATCTGAGTAAATAATCTgcggcctcaggcccaatatatATGTGCACAAACTGCGGCTTCGGGCCCAAGTATACCTATACATAACTGCGGCCTTAGGCCTGATGAACACAGGTGTTCATCATTAAACAATTTACGTAAAAGAACTGGGAATCATGCTGAAAGATAAAATACTGACATACTGGGACATGCATTCATGAACCGATTATGAGAACGGAAGCATTAACTATTTATAAACATGCTGAGCATTCTAGACTGAAACTCAAGGGTATCAAACACAAGTTTatattgattacgtactgagctcACAACATtcggaatgaaagtcatgattgaattctaaaactagagaatagaagttctgcaactattcaaggaactaagcttaactatatttcATAGGCAATTAGTCACGTTGTAAAAAAAAGGTAGCGTAGGGAGAATCACTAACATTCccaaacgtagagagttagcctcacatacctaaTTCTGtcctttgagcgtaatacaacattcgtcaaccctttcaactttaatctatagcaacacaagtcaaagggaatccatattagcaataatatccatgctttggtcacctaagcattttatcgaacacttagtgggcataaagctccacaacctttattaatggtgttttcttcacccaattccaattctattacttctaggtgattctacaatctcaatttgaTAAAagtaacatcattcttcatcacccgtATGATTACAACAATCCTAAGTTAATAAACCAAAAccctagcatagttcatatgatactctctatcaaacccatttacgATTCTCCCaataactcatcaattcacaactataagTGATTAGAGACTAGAAGTATTACttttttgaagttcaatcctcttgagTTCGGATTTTAGGGTTCTTTTGTCCAAGTCGAAGATTCAATCGATAATCTATGGAATAGACGAGGATTCTAGcattaatattttttagattGATGCAATAATCAATGGGGTTTGAGTAGAAACTCACCTTGGATGCTTTGTGGAAGCCCTAGGGTGTTTTCTCTCTAAAAATATGGTTTAGAATGAAGTGGAAAAAGTTTTTCGGAGTTGGGTACATATAAAATTCGAAAAAAGGTTGTTTCAGGCATAATTTGGCCTGGCGCGTAGCCTCGGGGACCGCAGGGGGCAGTGCACTAGGCCTATATTATAGGATCTGATGAATTTTACATTTTTCAGTGATTTTGGCCTGGCATGACGCGCGGGGCGTCACCCTGAGCAATTCCCTAGGCCATTTCTAACAGCGTTCgataaaatgggcataactcctagcacaaaGCTCAGTTTAGCCTCCACAACatatcgttggaaaggtatttcaaagatctacaactttctttcttaaattatctcaaactcTCAGCGAATATTCATGAAATTGGGATGGAAGGTAGGCGTAtcaaaaacttagccgattctatcgaattttaagcgccttactattagccatcttGCGACGATCATATCTCCCTGCTCTGATTTTTTATTGGCCTGGTCCATatttggttggaaaggtatttctatgtactacaactttcattaagggtactttcccaaattcccaactaatcaagcaGTTACGGCttcccgaagtaggcctatcaacgATTTTCGCAATACattcaaaccttcagtttttccactaaaactctaacgataagagtctaaccttagttctaagatatgGAGTGTaacattatctcccccttgggatcattcattATCGAATGATGGTCTTGGTTATAATCGCTGCTAATTCTGAGACTCTATGGAAGCTTGGCAGAGTTTACTCTGTAACTCAGATACATGAAACTGATTAGCTGAGGCACGTGATCACTGAACTGACATGAACACATGATTACTAATCTGAATGAATACATGATTACTGAACTGACAGAATACTAAGCTGACTGAATACTAGACTGGCTGAATATTAGACTGACTGGATACTAAAAAATAAGGAGATTATACTATAAGCATCTAAATGAAAAGGTTAGTTACCTTCAATATTttctgcttgctcttcaaagAGATAgggatatttggacttcatgtcctcttcaacctcccatgtagcctcttcaactttctaatTTCTCCATAGTAATTTCACTGAAGCAATCTCTTTAGTTATGAACTTGTAGATTTGGCGATCAAGAATAGCCACTGAAAAATCTTTGTAAGACAGGCTATCTTTAACCCCTGTGATCTCTGTAGGAACAACCAGAGAGAGGTCTCCCATGAATTTCTTCAACATAGACatatgaaacactgggtgtatGGTAGCTAATTCTTGTGGCatttctaactcataagccacttgccCGATCCTTCGTAGgattctatatggcccaatatagcggggactaagcttccccatcttcccaaatatcataacgcctttcaagggcgaaactttcaaaaatagccaatcatcaacttggaattctaagtttcTACGCAAAGACATCTGAATAGGACTTTTGGCT contains:
- the LOC132048791 gene encoding uncharacterized protein LOC132048791 yields the protein MSFKNKEQLATMLKLACVKKDFTLKKVINSRTVYCFRCVHPECKWWLRAMKLLSSDRFCITTYIKYHTCGSEHITSHNPHATAKVIGEYFKDRFLDGKGPSTKDMSQSFRTFNLVGVSYWKVWKGMEIAKALTRGAHGHGYAVLNVYRYMLYSANPGSKTALKVDDNGKFKYFFVAYKAWMLGFAQKRKVIAVDGTFLKSKYERVLLSAVAQDAENHVFPVAFCVVDKECDASYKYFFEQMRSFVDDTTELCIISDRHPSIKKAVSIVFPLSHYGCCMRHLGENLRTCFHNTKVVSRFYKAAKSYNIEFNDHFNQIGDTPSGALTS